Proteins found in one Fodinibius saliphilus genomic segment:
- a CDS encoding AAA family ATPase, with protein sequence MEKQFEYLIKLAKEYRTYEKDDQGLFEAMRILGKDKLKSVYNEYGDPTRRYQPVNMLRAEVAGRLLNGEHITPEIVEGIKGNIGDKKREELEHVPDEQLDKMEASSKQTNAFLAWSRYWPLFYTFFYRDTVKETVRQYLKQISNQLIKDLELTDYQIHTVDFNGAQNFGSSICWLALYPIQKESHKEAYQFFVRFGSEPKAGYMAGGTLEETLDENQPKEKLRDVSSYSEIKTTLKELKDDIIQLNSAPRSYYKYSPGSQAVDWDRFRDEKMIGIGYKDLELGDITDVGSRQELNKIAGLDEDDKTNKTWNAWLFKTANIGDIIFANQGVNKVLGIGIITGEYEYHDSDKYPHQRKVNWLTTKVYEYKSETYQNYTNLFRPDTFSPTKTWQFIFSEYVRLYPELSEVFDEYDLDYSTVYNKVQNIDSDIDEQTETNYWWLNANPSIWSLSDQKVGDQQTYTSRNEKGNKRRIYKYFESVQPGDLIIGYESSPSKQIRAIMQITEELHQSEDEGEVIEFEVIEKLEVPVSWNELKSDPSLKDCEVFINNQGSLFSLTEEEYDIIRATIDQKNISEERKLESSSRKPYDFDEDPDKPFLSRSKFDEIISILQRKKNIILQGPPGVGKTFIARKLAYQIMGYENDSQIEVVQFHQSYSYEDFIQGLRITENGTNLRNGIFYEFCQKAHTHKDRDFFIIIDEINRGNLSKIFGELLMLIEADKRNSSFATKLTYAEDEEDTFFVPPNLHLIGTMNTADRSLSIIDYALRRRFAFISLEPKFEDKFLAFLDNQGVSKSLRGHIQSSVKKVNKVIKQDLNEGFRIGHSYFCTFNNNQSEDEWYQETVEYEIKPLLEEIWFDNSDQVKKMHEILNR encoded by the coding sequence ATGGAAAAACAATTTGAATATCTAATCAAGCTGGCCAAGGAATATAGAACCTATGAAAAAGATGACCAGGGTTTATTTGAGGCGATGAGAATACTGGGAAAAGACAAGCTAAAGAGTGTTTATAATGAATATGGTGATCCTACCCGAAGGTATCAGCCTGTTAATATGTTGCGTGCTGAGGTTGCCGGTAGGTTATTGAATGGAGAACATATTACCCCAGAGATAGTGGAAGGGATCAAAGGGAATATTGGAGACAAAAAAAGAGAGGAACTTGAACATGTTCCGGATGAACAGTTGGACAAAATGGAGGCATCATCAAAGCAGACAAATGCCTTTTTAGCTTGGTCAAGATATTGGCCTCTTTTCTATACTTTTTTCTATCGTGATACGGTGAAAGAAACGGTACGTCAGTATTTAAAACAGATTAGTAACCAGTTAATCAAGGACCTGGAATTAACTGATTATCAGATTCATACTGTTGATTTTAACGGTGCGCAAAACTTTGGTAGCAGTATATGTTGGTTAGCATTATATCCTATTCAAAAAGAGTCACACAAAGAGGCCTATCAATTCTTTGTTAGGTTTGGTAGCGAGCCCAAAGCTGGTTATATGGCTGGTGGTACGTTAGAGGAAACCCTTGATGAGAATCAACCAAAGGAAAAATTAAGGGACGTATCATCCTACTCTGAAATAAAAACCACTTTAAAGGAGCTTAAAGACGACATAATTCAACTCAATAGTGCTCCGAGAAGTTACTATAAGTATAGTCCAGGATCTCAGGCTGTTGATTGGGATCGTTTCCGTGATGAAAAAATGATTGGGATTGGTTATAAGGATCTTGAGCTGGGTGATATTACCGATGTAGGTAGTAGGCAGGAATTGAATAAAATTGCAGGATTAGATGAGGATGACAAAACGAATAAAACATGGAATGCCTGGTTATTTAAGACGGCGAATATTGGTGATATTATATTTGCCAATCAGGGCGTAAATAAAGTTTTGGGGATTGGAATCATTACTGGCGAATATGAATATCATGATAGTGATAAATATCCACACCAGAGGAAAGTAAACTGGCTTACAACTAAAGTGTATGAGTATAAGTCCGAAACCTATCAGAACTATACCAATCTGTTCCGACCAGATACTTTTAGTCCAACCAAAACCTGGCAGTTTATTTTTAGTGAATATGTACGCCTATATCCTGAGTTGTCAGAAGTTTTTGATGAGTATGACTTGGATTATAGTACTGTTTATAATAAGGTCCAGAACATTGATTCTGATATTGATGAGCAAACAGAGACTAACTATTGGTGGCTAAATGCTAACCCATCAATATGGAGCCTAAGCGATCAGAAGGTAGGAGACCAGCAAACCTACACTTCCCGTAATGAAAAGGGAAATAAGCGAAGAATTTACAAGTATTTTGAATCGGTTCAGCCTGGTGATCTGATAATCGGATATGAGAGCAGTCCGTCCAAACAGATTCGGGCTATCATGCAAATCACCGAAGAGCTGCATCAATCCGAAGATGAAGGGGAAGTCATTGAGTTTGAGGTTATTGAAAAACTCGAAGTCCCGGTAAGCTGGAACGAGTTAAAGAGTGATCCCAGCCTCAAAGACTGTGAGGTATTTATCAATAACCAGGGGAGTCTATTCTCTCTGACCGAGGAGGAGTATGACATTATCCGTGCGACCATCGATCAAAAGAATATTTCCGAAGAGCGGAAGTTGGAAAGTAGCAGCCGAAAGCCATATGATTTCGACGAAGATCCGGATAAACCCTTCTTGTCCAGAAGTAAGTTCGATGAGATTATCTCGATCCTACAACGCAAGAAGAACATTATTTTGCAAGGTCCTCCCGGAGTGGGCAAAACTTTTATCGCTCGAAAACTGGCATATCAGATCATGGGATATGAAAATGACTCCCAGATTGAAGTCGTACAATTTCACCAGTCCTATAGTTATGAAGACTTTATCCAGGGGTTACGCATAACCGAAAACGGCACAAATTTACGTAATGGAATCTTTTATGAATTTTGTCAAAAGGCTCATACCCACAAGGACCGAGACTTCTTCATTATCATTGATGAGATTAACCGTGGAAATTTGAGCAAGATCTTTGGCGAACTGCTGATGCTTATTGAAGCGGATAAAAGAAACAGCAGTTTTGCCACCAAGCTCACTTATGCCGAAGATGAGGAGGATACCTTCTTTGTTCCACCTAATCTTCACCTCATAGGGACCATGAATACCGCGGACCGCTCGTTATCTATTATTGACTATGCCCTACGCCGCCGTTTCGCTTTTATAAGCTTAGAGCCAAAATTTGAGGACAAATTCTTGGCCTTTCTTGATAACCAAGGTGTTTCCAAATCATTGCGCGGCCATATTCAGTCATCTGTAAAAAAAGTAAATAAAGTTATTAAACAAGATCTGAATGAAGGATTTCGGATCGGCCATAGTTACTTTTGCACGTTTAATAACAATCAAAGTGAGGATGAGTGGTACCAGGAAACGGTTGAGTATGAGATCAAACCTCTGCTTGAAGAGATCTGGTTTGATAATTCCGACCAAGTAAAAAAGATGCATGAAATACTAAACCGCTGA
- a CDS encoding RuBisCO large subunit C-terminal-like domain-containing protein has product MSIKVTYKIELSSKSQNKPLIDEIMDQFCKDSSWGTHASPLHAIKETISEDGNWRELEPNYSVTLSEKNLYLIDVYFKTKQFNFHTEGLAHFIGTIAGDILSNRSFKSVSVEDIVFPKSYVDDFFPHPNLGVDALRNDFLSETLDNSNRPFLAYSIKPRLGLNKLQFKELLENISNSRADIIEDDERIIDPEICSFQDRLDIISNIDFNKGTKYSINVTFPLQHLKDKVQEAYDSGIRVFKYDVMVGSFDGLLYLRKIIKMFKEECALTVFPDVYGLNFRNLSRRVVLKLSRLCGADIIYGGSPKWDWSRYGYLANFEEFKNNHRILLEDIDGHDINSTLPTITHDIQPTYLEYTIYHLRKRFNNHLNYAFFIGGGISAYPGGNEVKDVIDEYITTMEEASEKDLSEIRSWKEIPQIVGNAFQADRDLKKEFQRLNWPSIKRIKS; this is encoded by the coding sequence ATGTCGATCAAAGTAACCTATAAGATTGAGCTTTCATCCAAGAGCCAGAACAAACCTCTTATTGATGAAATAATGGATCAGTTCTGTAAAGATTCTAGTTGGGGTACTCATGCTTCCCCTCTACATGCCATAAAAGAAACTATAAGTGAAGATGGAAATTGGCGAGAATTAGAACCAAACTACTCCGTCACTCTATCTGAAAAGAACTTGTACCTAATTGATGTCTACTTCAAAACAAAACAATTCAATTTCCATACAGAAGGGTTAGCCCATTTTATAGGCACAATAGCAGGTGACATTTTATCAAACAGAAGTTTTAAAAGCGTATCTGTAGAGGATATTGTATTTCCAAAATCATATGTAGATGACTTTTTTCCTCATCCCAATTTGGGAGTCGATGCATTAAGAAATGATTTTCTTAGTGAAACACTAGATAATTCCAATAGACCTTTTCTAGCTTATTCTATAAAGCCACGATTAGGTTTAAATAAACTTCAGTTTAAAGAGCTGCTTGAAAATATAAGTAATTCAAGGGCTGACATTATTGAAGACGATGAAAGAATTATTGACCCTGAAATCTGTTCCTTTCAAGATCGGCTTGATATCATTTCTAATATTGATTTCAATAAAGGAACCAAATATTCAATCAATGTAACCTTTCCTTTACAGCATCTTAAAGATAAAGTACAAGAAGCTTACGATTCTGGGATTCGTGTATTCAAATACGATGTGATGGTAGGAAGTTTTGATGGACTATTATATCTGAGAAAGATAATCAAAATGTTTAAGGAAGAATGTGCTCTGACAGTTTTTCCTGATGTGTATGGTCTGAATTTTAGAAACTTGTCAAGACGAGTTGTATTGAAATTGAGTAGACTATGTGGTGCCGATATCATATATGGGGGATCCCCTAAATGGGACTGGAGTCGTTATGGTTACCTAGCAAACTTTGAGGAATTTAAGAACAACCATAGAATACTTTTAGAAGATATAGATGGACATGATATAAATTCCACATTACCAACAATAACTCATGATATACAACCAACATATCTGGAATATACTATTTACCACTTACGGAAGAGATTCAATAACCATCTTAATTATGCATTTTTTATTGGAGGAGGTATTAGTGCTTATCCAGGAGGTAATGAAGTCAAAGATGTCATAGATGAATATATCACTACAATGGAAGAGGCTTCAGAAAAAGATTTGTCAGAAATAAGAAGTTGGAAAGAAATTCCTCAGATAGTTGGTAATGCTTTTCAAGCAGATCGAGATTTAAAAAAAGAATTTCAGCGTTTGAACTGGCCTTCAATAAAAAGAATAAAATCTTAA
- a CDS encoding ASCH domain-containing protein gives MNKTERKIKHLYFHENYYEKILEGNKISTVRKGVLIPDSLNITLIFNKINEKLDAKILRLDYTYTLNTLTEQVAKKDGFNSIQELKDALHKHYPNMNSEQHLTIIEFKVYKS, from the coding sequence ATGAATAAGACCGAAAGGAAAATTAAGCATCTTTATTTCCATGAAAACTATTACGAAAAAATACTCGAAGGGAACAAAATATCTACTGTTAGAAAGGGAGTATTGATACCTGACAGCCTTAACATTACCCTTATTTTCAATAAGATTAATGAAAAATTAGATGCCAAAATTCTAAGACTCGATTATACTTATACTCTAAACACCCTTACTGAACAGGTTGCAAAAAAAGATGGGTTTAATTCAATCCAAGAATTAAAAGATGCCTTGCACAAACATTATCCGAACATGAATAGTGAACAACACTTAACAATAATCGAGTTCAAAGTCTATAAATCTTAA
- the recN gene encoding DNA repair protein RecN, with product MIQSLYIKDFALIDELEVSFQEGLNILTGQTGAGKSIIIGALNMILGERADTNVIRQGASKAIAEAIVKVGDNNEINRILGENAVEKRSELILRREIRSSGSRGFINDTPVTISVLSQVGDYLVDLHGQHDHQMLLKEENHRTVVDGFEEVHPALEAYQQSYADMQELRKELRSLKKRERELEEKVELYRFQVKELEDAELDPDEEEELEAEMHLLDNAEELDQKAGTIVEIGDADEVNVISLLNQIKLHLEDIARIEPEFESYREEISSARISIQETVQFAQRYRNKIEFNPNRLEKLRKRQNQLNSLQKKYHRSIPELIEYLEEIKEELSLAENFDLEIENLEQVIESQAVKLAKKAQKLHNNRKEVGSHLSEEIEQELTKLGIPHANFEVRVDWIHTSEQQGWLTIDGQPVECTEHGCDDIRLYISTNKGEEPKPLAKIASGGEISRVMLALKSIIAREQSLPVMIFDEIDTGISGEISEKVGRTMRRLSERCQIIAITHQPQIASQAHKHYKVQKMEQNGRTVSKIIPLDENEHITEVASLMSGEDITDAALESAQELINKNTFKN from the coding sequence ATGATACAATCACTATACATAAAAGATTTTGCACTTATCGATGAACTGGAGGTCTCTTTTCAAGAGGGACTCAATATTCTGACAGGACAAACCGGGGCCGGAAAGTCTATTATTATTGGTGCTCTGAATATGATATTAGGCGAACGTGCCGATACCAATGTCATTCGCCAGGGAGCCAGTAAAGCAATCGCGGAAGCTATTGTTAAGGTGGGTGACAATAATGAAATTAACAGGATTCTCGGGGAAAATGCTGTTGAAAAACGCTCAGAGCTTATTTTGCGCCGCGAAATTCGTTCTTCCGGAAGTCGCGGGTTTATCAATGACACTCCGGTAACTATTTCGGTGCTTAGCCAAGTAGGTGATTACTTAGTAGACCTGCACGGTCAGCACGATCACCAGATGCTGCTTAAGGAAGAAAATCACCGGACGGTAGTGGATGGTTTTGAAGAGGTGCATCCCGCACTGGAAGCCTACCAGCAATCGTACGCCGATATGCAGGAGCTACGCAAAGAGCTGCGATCATTAAAGAAGCGCGAACGGGAACTTGAAGAAAAGGTAGAACTGTATCGCTTCCAGGTGAAAGAACTCGAAGACGCGGAATTGGATCCCGATGAAGAAGAGGAGCTCGAAGCAGAGATGCATTTGTTGGATAATGCGGAAGAGCTTGATCAAAAGGCGGGGACTATTGTGGAAATCGGGGATGCCGATGAGGTTAATGTAATCAGTCTGCTTAATCAGATTAAATTGCATTTAGAAGATATCGCCCGTATTGAACCTGAGTTTGAAAGCTATCGAGAAGAGATATCTTCGGCGCGTATAAGCATACAGGAGACAGTACAGTTTGCACAACGATACCGTAATAAAATTGAATTTAATCCCAATAGGCTGGAGAAACTGCGAAAGCGCCAAAATCAGCTGAATAGCTTGCAAAAGAAATATCATCGCAGTATCCCGGAACTGATCGAGTACTTAGAGGAGATCAAGGAAGAACTAAGCCTGGCTGAGAATTTTGATCTTGAAATTGAGAATTTGGAACAGGTGATTGAATCCCAAGCGGTAAAGCTGGCTAAAAAGGCGCAGAAATTACACAACAACCGCAAAGAAGTGGGCAGCCACCTTTCCGAAGAGATTGAGCAGGAACTGACTAAGCTGGGTATCCCTCATGCAAACTTCGAGGTGCGGGTGGACTGGATACATACTTCGGAGCAGCAGGGTTGGCTCACCATTGACGGACAGCCCGTAGAGTGCACCGAGCATGGGTGTGATGATATTCGCCTCTATATTTCTACTAATAAAGGTGAGGAGCCCAAACCGCTGGCTAAGATTGCCTCGGGTGGGGAGATTAGTCGGGTAATGCTTGCTCTAAAATCTATTATTGCTCGGGAGCAGAGTCTGCCGGTAATGATTTTTGATGAGATCGATACCGGCATCAGTGGTGAGATCTCTGAGAAGGTTGGCCGTACGATGCGCAGGCTTTCAGAGCGCTGCCAGATTATTGCTATTACGCATCAGCCACAGATTGCCAGCCAGGCTCACAAACATTATAAGGTTCAAAAGATGGAGCAGAACGGACGAACGGTATCGAAGATAATCCCATTGGATGAGAACGAACATATTACCGAAGTAGCCAGTCTGATGAGTGGGGAAGATATTACTGACGCGGCCTTGGAGAGCGCCCAGGAATTGATAAATAAAAACACCTTTAAAAATTAG
- a CDS encoding RluA family pseudouridine synthase has product MTEKEIKEFKEYQLTVSEEEHNLETRLDKFLASQIENTSRTKIKEAIKENHITVNGTNEKPSYNIEEGDIIDVRLPIPKPPEATPEEMELNIVYEDESLLVVNKQADMVVHPAYGNWTGTLVNGLLWHTDNLSEPEKGTIRPGIVHRLDKDTTGLLVVAKDDKTHRKLSSYFRTKEIERTYWAIVWGTPDEKEGTITGNIGRDPHNRQKMAVREGDKGKEAKTHYKVIEYFDHLSLLELKLETGRTHQIRVHLADNNLWVFGDPKYGGNSVRYGPNTGSRRQMFINLFKLLQRQCLHAKTLGFEHPVTGEDMQFDSELPADFVQVLGMLRQNCKPDQLYS; this is encoded by the coding sequence ATGACCGAAAAAGAGATAAAAGAATTTAAAGAATATCAGCTTACAGTTTCCGAAGAAGAGCATAATCTGGAAACACGATTGGATAAATTTTTGGCTTCCCAGATCGAAAATACTTCGCGCACAAAAATAAAAGAGGCTATAAAAGAAAATCACATTACCGTTAATGGTACAAATGAAAAACCATCCTATAATATTGAAGAAGGCGATATCATCGATGTCCGTCTTCCTATCCCCAAGCCCCCGGAAGCGACCCCCGAGGAGATGGAGCTCAATATTGTGTATGAGGATGAGTCGCTACTCGTGGTAAACAAACAGGCCGATATGGTTGTACATCCAGCCTACGGCAACTGGACCGGCACCCTGGTCAATGGATTGCTCTGGCATACCGATAACCTTTCTGAACCCGAAAAAGGCACCATTCGGCCGGGCATCGTGCACCGTTTGGACAAAGATACTACCGGGCTGCTAGTAGTAGCAAAAGATGACAAGACTCACCGCAAGCTGAGCAGCTATTTTCGCACAAAAGAGATCGAACGCACCTACTGGGCCATTGTATGGGGCACGCCGGATGAAAAGGAAGGTACTATTACCGGGAATATCGGCCGCGATCCACATAACCGCCAGAAGATGGCTGTTCGCGAAGGGGATAAAGGAAAAGAAGCTAAAACTCATTACAAGGTGATCGAATATTTTGACCATCTCAGTCTTTTAGAACTCAAACTGGAAACCGGGCGCACCCACCAAATTCGTGTACATCTGGCTGATAATAACCTCTGGGTATTCGGTGATCCAAAGTATGGAGGCAACTCTGTACGCTATGGACCCAATACCGGAAGCCGAAGGCAGATGTTCATCAATTTATTCAAATTGCTGCAACGGCAGTGCCTGCACGCTAAAACGTTGGGCTTCGAACATCCGGTAACGGGAGAGGATATGCAGTTCGACTCTGAACTGCCGGCCGATTTTGTACAGGTGCTTGGGATGCTTCGACAAAACTGTAAACCGGACCAGCTGTATTCATAA
- a CDS encoding GNAT family N-acetyltransferase has protein sequence MTTIYRKNNSKLTFKTTSNNILIAKNDNDKLQHYLLPIGLNYKKFDRLEIENGSTFLKNSEISESYNSVVNLSAYPVRKCYPEENIEYSVVYDNSEYFQCTKLIYERHYVKNTPVGMVFTAKINDEIASLVVVHRLTYSNPNGRSAYLSDKQEIYEDKEQRDYAKKHMAWISRIVTVEKYEGQGIARRLCEQLPSLLKEIYPNGELNEIEVMTTWSIQDFKKYDIANDEDSVTDIQFDQENDLLCKAGFDRIAVKIKTDTGNISNKTRNDDGWNETQNIQYQNEDGDFIERSEKVARYYYVKKI, from the coding sequence ATGACTACTATTTATAGAAAAAATAACTCGAAACTAACTTTCAAAACTACTTCCAATAACATTTTAATTGCGAAAAATGACAATGATAAATTACAACACTATTTACTTCCAATTGGCTTGAATTATAAAAAATTTGACCGGCTTGAAATTGAGAATGGATCAACCTTTTTAAAAAACTCGGAAATTTCTGAATCATATAATTCGGTAGTTAATTTATCAGCTTATCCGGTCCGCAAATGTTATCCCGAAGAAAACATTGAATATTCAGTAGTTTATGATAATTCTGAATATTTCCAATGCACTAAACTCATATATGAACGACATTATGTAAAAAACACTCCAGTTGGAATGGTTTTTACGGCTAAAATCAATGATGAAATAGCAAGTCTCGTAGTAGTACATAGACTTACCTATTCAAACCCAAATGGCAGATCAGCATACTTATCTGATAAGCAGGAAATTTACGAAGATAAGGAACAGAGAGATTATGCTAAAAAGCATATGGCATGGATTTCTAGAATCGTAACTGTAGAAAAATATGAAGGGCAAGGTATTGCTAGAAGACTTTGCGAACAATTACCTAGTTTACTTAAAGAAATCTATCCAAATGGAGAATTGAATGAAATTGAAGTAATGACAACTTGGAGTATTCAGGATTTTAAAAAATATGATATTGCAAATGATGAAGATTCAGTTACTGATATTCAGTTTGACCAGGAAAACGACCTTCTATGTAAGGCTGGCTTTGATCGAATCGCAGTTAAAATCAAAACTGATACTGGGAATATAAGTAACAAAACTCGGAACGATGATGGGTGGAATGAAACTCAAAATATTCAATATCAAAATGAGGATGGAGATTTTATTGAAAGATCTGAAAAAGTAGCTAGATACTATTATGTCAAAAAAATTTGA
- the mcrC gene encoding 5-methylcytosine-specific restriction endonuclease system specificity protein McrC, which produces MQIPVENIYFLLCYAWDKLEEKDRVNVSTDGQQDLLELLSRVLINGSRILLKRGLEHDYVAVTEENVGVKGKLEVSKSVKQNSFQRLRAVCSYDEYSADILHNQILYTTLFKLLYAADLDESIKDSIRKVLRRFPRIQILDLSPIVFDQIKIHRNNRFYEFLLNVCQLIYENQLPNEKEGTWTFSDVTRNEKKMATLFEKFVLNFYKVEHSEWDVSGEYIYWSFDTHDDANLEFLPRMETDITLRKSDEKIIIDTKYYQETMQSSYDTDKVKSGNLYQLYSYLMHQEDGTKRNFRTKGILLYPTISEEYDLEYRYKNHPIEIRTINLNQHWEGIKERLSSIV; this is translated from the coding sequence ATGCAGATACCCGTTGAAAATATATATTTCCTACTATGCTATGCGTGGGATAAGCTTGAGGAAAAGGATCGGGTCAATGTATCTACCGACGGTCAACAGGATTTACTCGAACTCCTATCCCGGGTGTTAATTAATGGCTCCCGTATTCTTTTAAAGCGTGGGCTGGAACATGATTATGTAGCGGTTACGGAGGAAAATGTAGGCGTAAAAGGGAAGTTGGAAGTCAGCAAATCCGTTAAGCAAAACTCCTTTCAACGACTGCGCGCCGTTTGTAGTTATGATGAATATTCTGCTGATATACTCCATAACCAGATTCTCTATACAACCTTATTTAAACTGTTGTATGCAGCAGATTTGGATGAAAGTATCAAAGATAGTATCCGAAAGGTGCTACGACGATTCCCTCGGATTCAAATTTTAGATCTAAGCCCAATTGTATTTGATCAGATAAAGATCCATAGAAATAATCGATTCTATGAGTTCTTACTGAATGTCTGTCAGCTTATCTATGAAAACCAGCTTCCCAACGAAAAGGAAGGTACTTGGACCTTCTCGGATGTGACCCGGAACGAAAAGAAGATGGCTACGCTATTCGAAAAGTTTGTCCTGAATTTTTATAAAGTTGAACACTCTGAATGGGATGTCAGTGGAGAGTATATCTATTGGAGCTTTGATACCCATGATGATGCCAACCTGGAGTTCCTCCCCAGGATGGAAACCGACATTACCCTTCGGAAATCGGATGAAAAGATAATTATTGATACAAAGTATTATCAAGAGACGATGCAAAGCAGCTATGATACCGATAAAGTGAAGTCAGGAAACCTCTATCAATTGTATAGCTATCTCATGCATCAAGAGGATGGTACGAAGCGTAATTTTAGGACTAAGGGTATTTTGTTATATCCGACGATTTCAGAAGAGTATGATTTAGAGTACCGATATAAAAACCATCCAATTGAGATACGGACTATAAATCTCAATCAGCATTGGGAGGGGATCAAGGAGAGGTTGAGTAGTATTGTTTAA